Proteins found in one Pieris napi chromosome 6, ilPieNapi1.2, whole genome shotgun sequence genomic segment:
- the LOC125050552 gene encoding uncharacterized protein LOC125050552: MGKLPYYTESDETEDTSSSADNVKKKKRSSILKYSGGSLRKKKCKLHSKSEPDETEYKSKSNQGIAHKLRGILKHTEHESTASDDEESASSRVFSCRDRCLVGRVPRPAGSKPGRGGGVAIVVRKNISNLQPQKSTSSTKKRRTKRLLRKQSY; encoded by the exons ATGGGAAAACTGCCATATTACACAGAATCTGATGAAACTGAAGACACTTCCAGTTCAGCTGATAATGTCAAGAAGAAGAAAAGATCATC AATACTCAAATACAGCGGCGGAAGTTTACGCAAAAAGAAATGCAAACTACACAGCAAGTCGGAACCGGATGAGACAGagtataaaagtaaaagtaaccAAGGAATCGCACATAAACTACGCGGTATTTTGAAGCACACAGAACATGAAT CTACGGCATCAGATGACGAAGAGAGTGCATCAAGTCGAGTCTTCTCTTGCCGTGATCGATGTCTCGTGGGGCGAGTTCCTCGACCTGCCGGGTCAAAGCCTGGACGCGGTGGCGGCGTCGCAATAGTcgttagaaaaaatataagt AATCTGCAGCCACAAAAGTCTACAAGCAGCACGAAAAAGCGACGGACGAAACGTTTACTAAGAAAGCAGTCTTATTAA
- the LOC125050288 gene encoding KH domain-containing, RNA-binding, signal transduction-associated protein 2-like isoform X2: METTALPLEGDDEGRPQQASSTGSGASSGAGYYGHKNGEWRGERRMLDITRDKPVKVCVRVVVPVRDHPKFNFVGKLLGPKGNSLKRLQEDTMCKMAVLGRGSMKDRQKEEELRMSGDPKFSHLSEELHVEISAFATPAEAHARIAYALAELRRFLVPDYNDDIRQEQMLEMQILSSQNEQRRLTPPESSRSNSEETLPIRDTAKQRLPTVAPVTQPALASAPVLPVSHAPSARDFSPPAPTPAPEHLPHHQMTSPASHGLLVGGGILQQPPAHHLLTQNSILGDILGLSSPVLGGVLHTHPALRGVKPTAVHALATQGVGSGGASTRKRPLLGGARNAISPTKRAVMSLLARARAATHKHEHPALLPLIREDFMTGVGVNINLA, encoded by the exons GCGAATGGCGTGGAGAACGAAGAATGTTGGATATAACGAGGGACAAACCGGTTAAAGTCTGCGTTCGAGTGGTTGTACCCGTCAGGGATCATCCAAAG TTTAACTTCGTGGGAAAGTTGCTCGGTCCAAAAGGCAACTCTCTTAAACGTTTACAAGAAGACACGATGTGCAAAATGGCTGTACTGGGACGAGGGTCCATGAAAGATAGACAGAAG GAAGAAGAGCTACGTATGTCAGGAGATCCCAAATTCTCGCATCTATCAGAGGAGTTGCATGTGGAGATCAGTGCATTCGCGACACCAGCAGAAGCCCACGCCCGTATCGCGTACGCACTTGCCGAACTAAGAAGATTTTTAGTACCG gaTTACAACGACGATATAAGACAGGAACAAATGCTAGAAATGCAAATATTGTCATCGCAGAATGAACAACGTAGACTGACACCGCCTGAATCTTCTAGAAGCAATAGCGAAGAGACATTACCCATACGAGATACAGCAAAACAACGG TTACCAACAGTAGCACCAGTAACGCAGCCAGCATTGGCTAGTGCCCCTGTTTTGCCTGTCAGCCACGCCCCCAGCGCACGCGATTTTTCACCGCCAGCTCCCACACCTGCGCCAGAACATTTGCCTCACCACCAG aTGACAAGTCCAGCAAGTCACGGCTTGCTGGTTGGAGGTGGTATTTTGCAACAACCGCCCGCACACCATTTACTCACACAAAACTCTATTCTTG GAGACATCCTGGGTCTAAGCAGCCCCGTTTTGGGTGGGGTGCTCCATACCCACCCCGCATTGCGAGGTGTCAAGCCAACAGCTGTGCACGCGCTGGCGACGCAAG GTGTTGGTTCGGGTGGAGCGAGCACCCGCAAGCGGCCGCTGCTGGGAGGCGCGCGGAACGCCATCTCGCCGACTAAGCGAGCCGTCATGTCGTTATTGGCGCGCGCTAGGGCTGCCACGCACAAACACGA ACACCCAGCTCTACTACCTCTGATACGAGAAGATTTCATGACTGGAGTTGGAGTCAACATCAACCTAGCGTAA
- the LOC125050288 gene encoding KH domain-containing, RNA-binding, signal transduction-associated protein 2-like isoform X1: METTALPLEGDDEGRPQQASSTGSGASSGAGYYGHKNGEWRGERRMLDITRDKPVKVCVRVVVPVRDHPKFNFVGKLLGPKGNSLKRLQEDTMCKMAVLGRGSMKDRQKEEELRMSGDPKFSHLSEELHVEISAFATPAEAHARIAYALAELRRFLVPDYNDDIRQEQMLEMQILSSQNEQRRLTPPESSRSNSEETLPIRDTAKQRLPTVAPVTQPALASAPVLPVSHAPSARDFSPPAPTPAPEHLPHHQMTSPASHGLLVGGGILQQPPAHHLLTQNSILGAGDILGLSSPVLGGVLHTHPALRGVKPTAVHALATQGVGSGGASTRKRPLLGGARNAISPTKRAVMSLLARARAATHKHEHPALLPLIREDFMTGVGVNINLA, from the exons GCGAATGGCGTGGAGAACGAAGAATGTTGGATATAACGAGGGACAAACCGGTTAAAGTCTGCGTTCGAGTGGTTGTACCCGTCAGGGATCATCCAAAG TTTAACTTCGTGGGAAAGTTGCTCGGTCCAAAAGGCAACTCTCTTAAACGTTTACAAGAAGACACGATGTGCAAAATGGCTGTACTGGGACGAGGGTCCATGAAAGATAGACAGAAG GAAGAAGAGCTACGTATGTCAGGAGATCCCAAATTCTCGCATCTATCAGAGGAGTTGCATGTGGAGATCAGTGCATTCGCGACACCAGCAGAAGCCCACGCCCGTATCGCGTACGCACTTGCCGAACTAAGAAGATTTTTAGTACCG gaTTACAACGACGATATAAGACAGGAACAAATGCTAGAAATGCAAATATTGTCATCGCAGAATGAACAACGTAGACTGACACCGCCTGAATCTTCTAGAAGCAATAGCGAAGAGACATTACCCATACGAGATACAGCAAAACAACGG TTACCAACAGTAGCACCAGTAACGCAGCCAGCATTGGCTAGTGCCCCTGTTTTGCCTGTCAGCCACGCCCCCAGCGCACGCGATTTTTCACCGCCAGCTCCCACACCTGCGCCAGAACATTTGCCTCACCACCAG aTGACAAGTCCAGCAAGTCACGGCTTGCTGGTTGGAGGTGGTATTTTGCAACAACCGCCCGCACACCATTTACTCACACAAAACTCTATTCTTG GTGCAGGAGACATCCTGGGTCTAAGCAGCCCCGTTTTGGGTGGGGTGCTCCATACCCACCCCGCATTGCGAGGTGTCAAGCCAACAGCTGTGCACGCGCTGGCGACGCAAG GTGTTGGTTCGGGTGGAGCGAGCACCCGCAAGCGGCCGCTGCTGGGAGGCGCGCGGAACGCCATCTCGCCGACTAAGCGAGCCGTCATGTCGTTATTGGCGCGCGCTAGGGCTGCCACGCACAAACACGA ACACCCAGCTCTACTACCTCTGATACGAGAAGATTTCATGACTGGAGTTGGAGTCAACATCAACCTAGCGTAA